In a single window of the Podarcis raffonei isolate rPodRaf1 chromosome 14, rPodRaf1.pri, whole genome shotgun sequence genome:
- the ANKS4B gene encoding ankyrin repeat and SAM domain-containing protein 4B gives MSTRYHQAAADGNLDLLREATRKDLNTSDADGMTPTLLVAYHGNLEAMEIICRRGGNPDKCDIWGNTPLHHAAANGHVHCITFLINFGANIFALDNDMRSPLDVAASRNQYECVRILDAAATEQNLKNPKRVSQLKTQARRNAERQIQECELRQEKHQHEMARNFSKGSMHSKRGTATRTKVSSFFASTSLGTLPQKMKDTFTRRMKKKEENLDGQEANPQEGGTPAGRTTVMDVFNEEDEEDLTKDFQRKNGISEDDNELGQRSIFHRPGLGNIVFKNNLPTMGKNFDAMMLEKEGINFKMPDELLQFKEPEDDGGDADAENNPEESWIEEEIRWDDEKVETTPLEVFLASQNLNEFLPILMRENIDLEALVLCSDEDLRSIQMQLGPRKKILHAVDRRMQALANPGKAGDTQL, from the exons ATGTCCACCCGGTACCACCAGGCAGCTGCCGACGGCAATCTGGACCTACTCAGAGAAGCCACCAGAAAAGACCTGAACACCTCAGACGCGGATGGGATGACACCGACCTTGCTGGTGGCTTACCATGGCAACCTGGAGGCTATGGAAATAATCTGCCGAAGAGG AGGTAACCCAGATAAGTGTGACATTTGGGGGAACACTCCCCTCCACCACGCTGCCGCGAATGGCCACGTCCATTGCATAACATTCTTAATCAATTTTGGCGCCAATATCTTTGCCCTGGATAATGACATGCGTTCTCCTCTGGACGTGGCTGCCAGCAGGAACCAATACGAATGCGTCCGGATCCTCGACGCTGCCGCTACTGAGCAGAACCTCAAGAATCCCAAGAGAGTCTCTCAGCTCAAGACCCAGGCTCGGCGCAATGCAGAAAGGCAAATCCAGGAATGCGAACTGCGTCAGGAGAAACATCAACACGAAATGGCCAGGAATTTCAGCAAAGGATCCATGCATTCGAAGAGGGGCACAGCCACGAGGACGAAAGTCTCCAGTTTCTTTGCATCCACTTCACTGGGCACGCTGCCCCAAAAGATGAAAGACACCTTCACGCGAAGgatgaaaaagaaagaggagaatcTCGATGGTCAAGAAGCAAATCCTCAAGAGGGAGGTACCCCAGCCGGACGAACCACCGTGATGGATGTGTTCAATGAAGAAGACGAGGAAGACCTGACCAAGGACTTCCAAAGAAAAAACGGCATTTCTGAAGATGACAACGAGCtgggccaaaggtccatcttccACCGGCCGGGTCTTGGCAACAttgtatttaaaaacaacttgCCCACCATGGGCAAAAACTTTGACGCAATGATGCTTGAGAAAGAAGGCATCAACTTCAAAATGCCCGATGAGTTGCTTCAGTTCAAAGAGCCTGAAGATGATGGTGGTGACGCAGATGCGGAGAACAATCCGGAAGAATCTTGGATCGAAGAGGAAATCAGGTGGGATGATGAGAAAGTGGAGACCACCCCCCTGGAGGTGTTTTTGGCGTCCCAGAACCTGAACGAATTCCTTCCCATCTTGATGAGGGAAAACATTGATTTAGAGGCCCTCGTGCTTTGCTCGGATGAAGACCTGCGGAGCATTCAGATGCAGCTAGGCCCAAGGAAGAAAATTCTTCATGCAGTTGACAGAAGAATGCAGGCTCTGGCAAACCCAGGCAAGGCTGGGGATACGCAGTTATAA